In one window of Myotis daubentonii chromosome 13, mMyoDau2.1, whole genome shotgun sequence DNA:
- the LIPA gene encoding lysosomal acid lipase/cholesteryl ester hydrolase isoform X2 — translation MKMWLLGLVFCVALGALRSETSRGKQPVVDPETNMNVSEIIAYWGFPSEEHLVETEDGYILCLHRIPHGRKNHSDEGPKPVVFLQHGLLADSSNWVTNLPNSSLGFILADAGFDVWMGNSRGNTWSRKHRTLSVFQDEYWAFSYDEMAKYDLPASINFILNKTGQQQVYYVGHSQGTTIGFIAFSQIPELAKKIKMFFALGPVASVEFASSPLAKLGLLPDPLIKDLFGEREFLPQNAFLKWMSLHVCNHVILKELCGNAFFLLCGFNERNLNMSRMSVYVTHSPAGTSVQNMIHWSQTFKLQKFQAFDWGSRARNYVHYNQTYPPAYHVKDMLVPTAVWSGGQDWLADVKDVSILLTEITNLVYDECIPEWEHLDFIWGLDAPWRLYEKMINLMRKYQ, via the exons ATGAAAATGTGGCTCTTGGGTTTGGTGTTCTGTGTGGCCCTTGGGGCCCTGCGTTCCGAGACGTCTAGAGGGAAGCAGCCAGTCGTGGATCCTGAAACAAATATGAACGTG AGTGAAATTATCGCTTACTGGGGATTTCCTAGTGAGGAACACCTAGTCGAGACCGAAGATGGGTATATTCTTTGCCTCCACCGAATCCCTCACGGGAGGAAGAACCATTCTGACGAAG GTCCCAAACCAGTGGTGTTCCTGCAGCACGGCTTGCTGGCAGATTCAAGCAACTGGGTCACAAACCTGCCCAACAGCAGCCTGGGCTTCATCCTGGCCGATGCTGGTTTCGACGTGTGGATGGGGAACAGCAGGGGAAACACCTGGTCCCGGAAACACAGGACCCTTTCAGTTTTTCAGGACGAATACTGGGCCTTCAG TTATGATGAGATGGCAAAGTATGACTTACCAGCTTCAATTAACTTCATTCTGAATAAAACTGGCCAACAACAAGTGTATTATGTGGGTCATTCTCAAGGCACTACAATAG GTTTTATAGCATTTTCACAGATCCCGGAGCTGGCCAAAAAGATTAAGATGTTTTTTGCTCTGGGTCCTGTGGCTTCAGTCGAGTTCGCTAGTAGCCCTCTAGCTAAATTAGGACTACTTCCAGATCCTCTCATTAAG gATTTATTTGGGGAGAGAGAATTTCTCCCCCAGAATGCATTTTTGAAGTGGATGAGTCTGCATGTCTGCAACCATGTCATTCTGAAAGAGCTTTGTGGAAATGCTTTTTTCCTTCTGTGTGGATTTAATGAGAGAAATTTAAATATG TCTAGAATGTCTGTGTATGTGACACACTCTCCCGCTGGGACGTCCGTGCAAAACATGATACACTGGAGCCAG ACTTTTAAGTTGCAAAAGTTCCAAGCCTTCGACTGGGGGAGCAGAGCCAGGAATTATGTTCATTACAACCAG ACGTACCCTCCTGCTTACCATGTGAAGGACATGCTCGTGCCGACTGCCGTTTGGAGCGGCGGCCAGGACTGGCTTGCGGACGTCAAGGACGTCAGTATCTTACTGACCGAGATCACCAACTTGGTGTATGATGAGTGCATTCCGGAATGGGAGCACCTCGACTTCATCTGGGGCTTGGATGCCCCTTGGCGGCTCTATGAGAAAATGATCAATCTAATGAGAAAGTATCAGTGA
- the LIPA gene encoding lysosomal acid lipase/cholesteryl ester hydrolase isoform X1, whose amino-acid sequence MVKRMKMWLLGLVFCVALGALRSETSRGKQPVVDPETNMNVSEIIAYWGFPSEEHLVETEDGYILCLHRIPHGRKNHSDEGPKPVVFLQHGLLADSSNWVTNLPNSSLGFILADAGFDVWMGNSRGNTWSRKHRTLSVFQDEYWAFSYDEMAKYDLPASINFILNKTGQQQVYYVGHSQGTTIGFIAFSQIPELAKKIKMFFALGPVASVEFASSPLAKLGLLPDPLIKDLFGEREFLPQNAFLKWMSLHVCNHVILKELCGNAFFLLCGFNERNLNMSRMSVYVTHSPAGTSVQNMIHWSQTFKLQKFQAFDWGSRARNYVHYNQTYPPAYHVKDMLVPTAVWSGGQDWLADVKDVSILLTEITNLVYDECIPEWEHLDFIWGLDAPWRLYEKMINLMRKYQ is encoded by the exons ATGGTGAAGAG AATGAAAATGTGGCTCTTGGGTTTGGTGTTCTGTGTGGCCCTTGGGGCCCTGCGTTCCGAGACGTCTAGAGGGAAGCAGCCAGTCGTGGATCCTGAAACAAATATGAACGTG AGTGAAATTATCGCTTACTGGGGATTTCCTAGTGAGGAACACCTAGTCGAGACCGAAGATGGGTATATTCTTTGCCTCCACCGAATCCCTCACGGGAGGAAGAACCATTCTGACGAAG GTCCCAAACCAGTGGTGTTCCTGCAGCACGGCTTGCTGGCAGATTCAAGCAACTGGGTCACAAACCTGCCCAACAGCAGCCTGGGCTTCATCCTGGCCGATGCTGGTTTCGACGTGTGGATGGGGAACAGCAGGGGAAACACCTGGTCCCGGAAACACAGGACCCTTTCAGTTTTTCAGGACGAATACTGGGCCTTCAG TTATGATGAGATGGCAAAGTATGACTTACCAGCTTCAATTAACTTCATTCTGAATAAAACTGGCCAACAACAAGTGTATTATGTGGGTCATTCTCAAGGCACTACAATAG GTTTTATAGCATTTTCACAGATCCCGGAGCTGGCCAAAAAGATTAAGATGTTTTTTGCTCTGGGTCCTGTGGCTTCAGTCGAGTTCGCTAGTAGCCCTCTAGCTAAATTAGGACTACTTCCAGATCCTCTCATTAAG gATTTATTTGGGGAGAGAGAATTTCTCCCCCAGAATGCATTTTTGAAGTGGATGAGTCTGCATGTCTGCAACCATGTCATTCTGAAAGAGCTTTGTGGAAATGCTTTTTTCCTTCTGTGTGGATTTAATGAGAGAAATTTAAATATG TCTAGAATGTCTGTGTATGTGACACACTCTCCCGCTGGGACGTCCGTGCAAAACATGATACACTGGAGCCAG ACTTTTAAGTTGCAAAAGTTCCAAGCCTTCGACTGGGGGAGCAGAGCCAGGAATTATGTTCATTACAACCAG ACGTACCCTCCTGCTTACCATGTGAAGGACATGCTCGTGCCGACTGCCGTTTGGAGCGGCGGCCAGGACTGGCTTGCGGACGTCAAGGACGTCAGTATCTTACTGACCGAGATCACCAACTTGGTGTATGATGAGTGCATTCCGGAATGGGAGCACCTCGACTTCATCTGGGGCTTGGATGCCCCTTGGCGGCTCTATGAGAAAATGATCAATCTAATGAGAAAGTATCAGTGA